The DNA sequence GTGATCTTCATAGAGGGCAATCGCGTCTCTGAGGAAGACCTCTGGGAATACCTGAATATTATGGGAGTGTATGCTGGGAGGGAGCATTTCATTTACGGGGAGCCCAGGAAGCTCATCACCACAGACTGGGTGCGTGAGAATTACCTAGAATACCGGCAGGTGCCTGGCAGCGATCCTCCATGCTATGAATTCCTGTGGGGTCCCAGGGCCCATGCTGAAACCACCAAGGTGAAAGTTGTAGAATTTTTGTATAAGATCCAAGGGATTGACCGCCATTCCTTCTCACTGTGGTATGAGAGGGCTTTAAGAGATGACAGAGAGAGGGCTCAGGCCGGCATCGGTTCTGGGGAAAGTACTGCTGCCATGTTCGGTGCACAGCAGTGATCAGCGGCGGTCCCTGCCGCAACTGCAGAGTCAGCGCAGATAGTCACTCTGTAGATGAAGAGGGCAGTCCTGGCTCTGAGTACAGGGTCAGGGTCACACTGGGGAGAACACGGCATACAACCGCTTTGTGCTCCTGTTTTCTATGAATGATTTggagtgttgtttttttttttttacctttttgagttTTCAAGTGCTATTGCCTTTACTAGAGAGTTTATTAGCATTAGAATCTAAGTGTTGAATGAATTTGTCACATATCTGTTGCTGTTTCTCAGATTTAAGAATATGAGTTTTGGTATTTTACAACATAAACTGAGGAATGTATTTTGTCTTGTGATCTGGAACAAGATAACAACGCGGGAATGGGAATTTCCTtggaaatgtgaaagaaaatggaggaacACATGGAATGTCAAAGGTGGTTCATGTTTGGGTTCCCATAACCACTAGTTTACGGTtctgtaaaattaaaacacatagaCCTGGACTTGCTTGACTTGCTGAAGAATGTAGGCCTAATCTTAAAAACTCTTATTAAATGAAAGATCCTGCTTACTGACTGACTCTTTTCTTTGGCAAGCGATACTGGGTATCTTCTCCTTAGAAAGCAGTGCGTTGACAGTGAAA is a window from the Suricata suricatta isolate VVHF042 unplaced genomic scaffold, meerkat_22Aug2017_6uvM2_HiC HiC_scaffold_4681, whole genome shotgun sequence genome containing:
- the LOC115285157 gene encoding melanoma-associated antigen 10-like; the protein is IELIMVDLTVQAYALVDSLDLTLDEVSSDSHSMPTKGLLVLILGVIFIEGNRVSEEDLWEYLNIMGVYAGREHFIYGEPRKLITTDWVRENYLEYRQVPGSDPPCYEFLWGPRAHAETTKVKVVEFLYKIQGIDRHSFSLWYERALRDDRERAQAGIGSGESTAAMFGAQQ